A region of Candidatus Roizmanbacteria bacterium DNA encodes the following proteins:
- a CDS encoding methyltransferase domain-containing protein has product MTDQKKTHVSIDKCRICGNGDLQTVLDLGIMSVTGIFPRTSEDDVPVGPLTLVRCTGKNSCGLVQLKDTFEPGILYGENYGYSSALNKSMVRHLEDIVNYGKTFVSLSKKDLIIDIGSNDGTLLSFFPKSTYTLLGVDPTANKFIDSYRDDIHVLSDFFSKEKVESVFPGHKAKIITSIAMFYDLDEPVKFALDVVSLLDDRGIWVLEQSYCNTMIKNSSYDTICHEHLEYYNLKQIKWIMDKIGMKIVSIRFNTVNGGSFQIIAAKKSHPAPEISEEIERILQEERTVEKDTQTFERFRKNIENHKKALIELLTTTLKGKSVYGYGASTKGNVILQYVGLTGKDIPFIMEINPDKFGRVTPGTHIPIISDEEVRRKPPEYFLVLPWHFRDTILRKETFYRKHGTQFIFPLPEIDIV; this is encoded by the coding sequence ATGACCGATCAGAAAAAGACGCATGTTTCGATAGACAAATGCAGAATTTGCGGTAACGGAGATCTTCAAACCGTTCTTGATTTGGGAATCATGTCCGTCACCGGAATTTTTCCGAGAACTTCAGAAGATGATGTCCCTGTCGGTCCTCTAACCCTTGTCCGATGTACCGGGAAAAATTCCTGCGGATTAGTACAACTCAAAGATACATTCGAGCCCGGGATTCTGTACGGTGAAAACTACGGGTACAGCTCGGCTCTCAACAAATCGATGGTGCGTCATCTTGAGGATATTGTGAATTACGGCAAAACATTTGTATCGCTTTCAAAAAAAGATCTCATCATTGATATCGGCAGTAATGACGGGACGCTTCTCTCTTTTTTTCCGAAAAGTACGTATACACTCCTCGGGGTTGATCCGACGGCAAATAAATTTATTGATTCATATCGCGATGATATTCATGTCCTTTCCGATTTTTTTTCAAAAGAAAAGGTAGAATCGGTTTTCCCGGGACACAAAGCAAAGATCATCACGAGTATTGCGATGTTTTATGATCTTGATGAGCCTGTGAAGTTCGCTCTGGATGTTGTTTCTCTCCTTGATGACCGGGGAATCTGGGTCCTTGAGCAGAGCTACTGCAATACGATGATCAAAAACTCATCCTATGACACGATCTGTCATGAACATCTGGAGTACTATAATCTGAAGCAAATCAAATGGATCATGGATAAAATCGGTATGAAAATTGTCTCCATCCGTTTTAATACCGTAAACGGCGGCAGCTTTCAGATCATTGCGGCAAAGAAATCGCATCCGGCTCCGGAAATTTCGGAGGAAATCGAGAGAATTCTACAGGAGGAAAGAACGGTTGAAAAAGATACGCAAACATTTGAAAGGTTCCGGAAAAATATTGAAAATCATAAGAAGGCATTAATTGAGTTGTTAACGACAACCTTGAAAGGGAAATCAGTATATGGGTACGGAGCATCAACAAAAGGAAATGTCATTCTTCAGTATGTCGGATTGACAGGAAAGGACATTCCCTTCATCATGGAAATCAATCCTGATAAATTCGGACGGGTCACACCGGGCACCCATATTCCGATCATATCCGATGAAGAAGTAAGAAGAAAACCGCCTGAGTATTTCCTGGTCCTCCCCTGGCATTTCCGGGACACCATTTTACGGAAAGAAACGTTTTACCGGAAACACGGAACACAATTTATTTTTCCGCTTCCGGAAATTGACATCGTATGA
- a CDS encoding glycosyltransferase — MKPEISIIIAVRNAEQFIKTCIDSLLAEKTENYEIIAVDDASDDDTGKILKTYERRKMITLYTFQSKKGAAAARNYAVRKSSGTYLFFLDSDTEIQPGWGETVPQLYKTNSNAIMLCKLLRFHSNRFDSAGELLTPFYLLIDRAKAAINTGQFEKEAFVFSGKSAAMIIPKKQFERIGGFDEKMEWLVEDTDLCFRNWLAGYTVLYQPAITVFHNDPTYEKTKKYYSMLQPKYRGCRNTIRSVIKNVEGKRLWYALPVQVGIWIVLAVIILLRFDLRAGGELVQGILWNFMNITDTLRERKKIQRLRIISDEDLLKKVGNSEPITHYLDKAIRYVKG; from the coding sequence ATGAAACCTGAAATTTCAATTATTATCGCAGTAAGAAATGCAGAACAATTTATCAAAACCTGCATTGATTCATTGCTTGCGGAAAAAACGGAAAACTATGAGATTATTGCGGTTGATGATGCCTCAGATGACGATACCGGGAAAATTCTCAAAACATATGAACGACGGAAAATGATAACGCTTTACACTTTTCAGTCAAAAAAAGGAGCTGCCGCAGCACGCAACTATGCCGTGAGAAAAAGCAGCGGAACGTATTTGTTTTTTCTCGATTCTGATACCGAAATACAGCCCGGCTGGGGAGAAACCGTTCCGCAACTGTATAAAACTAATTCGAACGCAATTATGCTCTGCAAACTTCTCCGTTTTCACTCAAACAGATTTGACAGTGCGGGAGAATTGCTCACACCATTTTATCTTCTGATTGACCGTGCGAAAGCTGCAATCAATACCGGCCAGTTTGAAAAAGAAGCGTTCGTTTTTTCGGGAAAATCTGCCGCAATGATCATTCCGAAAAAGCAGTTCGAACGGATCGGAGGATTTGATGAAAAGATGGAATGGCTGGTGGAGGATACTGACCTTTGTTTCCGTAATTGGCTGGCGGGATACACTGTCCTGTACCAACCTGCAATCACCGTTTTTCACAATGATCCGACTTACGAAAAAACAAAAAAATATTACAGCATGCTTCAGCCGAAGTACCGCGGATGCAGGAATACCATCCGGTCAGTTATTAAAAATGTTGAGGGTAAAAGACTCTGGTATGCTTTACCTGTGCAGGTCGGGATCTGGATTGTGCTTGCAGTCATAATATTGCTTCGGTTTGATCTGAGAGCGGGAGGAGAACTCGTGCAGGGTATATTATGGAACTTTATGAATATCACGGATACCCTGCGTGAAAGGAAAAAAATTCAAAGGTTACGAATTATCTCCGATGAAGATTTACTGAAAAAAGTCGGAAATTCGGAACCTATTACTCATTATCTTGACAAAGCAATCCGATATGTCAAAGGCTGA
- a CDS encoding methyltransferase domain-containing protein, translating to MNIPTLRAALRELIVPRLYPLFVRNGSDTFEFQGKTYPYLRHPHNRTWVNERIIEVPLGLDMLEQYKGKRILEVGNVLSNYTKRNHEVLDKYEVAPGVMNEDIVTFNPGKKYDLILCISTLEHVGWDETPREPDKVIDAVRNMKKLLAPKGLLLITTPFGYNPYLDVLLLEEKLPVDKTYFLERNNFWNDWHEIKMSELSKTHYSWSIMHANTVGVSYCTSS from the coding sequence ATGAATATTCCCACACTGCGCGCTGCTTTACGTGAACTTATCGTTCCCCGGTTGTATCCTCTTTTTGTCAGAAACGGCTCCGATACGTTTGAGTTTCAGGGAAAAACATATCCGTATCTCAGACATCCGCACAATCGGACCTGGGTCAACGAGAGGATCATTGAAGTACCGTTGGGGCTTGATATGCTTGAGCAGTATAAGGGAAAACGGATTCTTGAAGTCGGTAATGTGCTGTCAAATTACACGAAAAGAAATCATGAAGTTCTCGATAAATATGAAGTTGCACCCGGTGTCATGAACGAAGACATTGTTACATTTAATCCCGGTAAAAAATATGATCTGATTCTGTGTATCTCAACTCTGGAGCATGTCGGCTGGGATGAGACACCGCGCGAACCCGATAAAGTTATTGATGCCGTCAGAAATATGAAAAAACTGCTGGCACCGAAGGGATTATTACTCATTACAACTCCTTTCGGATACAACCCGTACCTTGATGTGCTGCTTCTTGAAGAAAAGCTTCCGGTTGATAAAACCTATTTTCTCGAAAGGAACAATTTTTGGAATGATTGGCATGAAATAAAAATGTCTGAACTATCAAAAACACATTATTCCTGGTCCATCATGCATGCAAACACGGTTGGGGTAAGTTATTGCACATCTTCATGA
- a CDS encoding glycosyltransferase family 2 protein — MSEKFPRITVIILHYNEFALTKKCIQSVVKTRYPHFDILVVDNASTNDSSDKLKEYCTNKQISYIRSEKNLFYTGGFNLGAKHAKGEYIIFLNNDTEVDPDWISELIQCCEGNNKVFIQPQILFSDKRTVVDNRGGKYRWWGSGYGIGRNKPMMRVTSKTVDYTVGTACMIKRSFFLKLGGFDEWYRGYYEDVDLSLRVKRNGGTCMVCYSSLVYHKGSSTYKKHVLKSDHLFDIRKNRLRTVLKNFSGIERILRITIALISYAILLMVDPGHASVTIRAVYFAFRPEELK; from the coding sequence ATGTCTGAAAAATTCCCGCGGATCACGGTCATCATTCTTCATTACAACGAATTTGCATTGACAAAAAAATGTATTCAGTCAGTCGTGAAAACCCGATACCCCCATTTCGACATTCTGGTAGTTGATAACGCTTCAACCAATGACTCATCGGACAAACTGAAAGAGTACTGCACAAATAAACAAATCTCATATATCCGTTCAGAAAAAAACCTGTTCTATACCGGCGGTTTCAACCTCGGTGCAAAACATGCAAAAGGAGAATATATTATCTTTTTGAACAATGACACGGAGGTTGATCCTGATTGGATTTCAGAGTTGATTCAGTGTTGTGAGGGAAATAATAAAGTATTTATCCAACCGCAAATTCTTTTTTCCGATAAACGGACTGTTGTCGACAACCGCGGAGGGAAATATCGTTGGTGGGGAAGCGGATACGGAATAGGAAGGAATAAACCTATGATGAGAGTGACAAGCAAAACTGTAGACTACACCGTCGGAACTGCCTGCATGATCAAAAGATCATTTTTTCTGAAACTGGGCGGTTTTGACGAATGGTATCGGGGATATTATGAGGATGTCGATCTCAGTCTGAGAGTAAAGCGAAACGGAGGAACATGTATGGTTTGCTACAGCAGTCTCGTTTATCACAAAGGTTCATCGACATATAAGAAGCACGTCTTAAAATCCGACCACTTATTTGATATCAGGAAAAACCGTTTGAGAACCGTGCTGAAAAATTTCTCCGGAATAGAACGTATCTTAAGAATTACGATTGCACTGATTTCATATGCAATTCTTCTTATGGTAGACCCGGGACATGCTTCTGTAACGATACGTGCAGTATATTTCGCTTTCAGACCAGAAGAATTAAAATAA
- a CDS encoding glycosyltransferase, producing MKANIFIPISRDSEQLVNCLKSLSEQSDQRFSVIAVSLTDNDHIKKLLKKYIKDYLFLVQPKRGLLHAANLALNHAKDDIFIRIDDDIVADKNWLKAILTSFEDKKVGGVTGPTIIKKKLMDGRDLFAFLNDFEKSTNPLKKLLSYLYTDVIYEGKMKEVSLFTRSGAFTLGSNFEESVQKIGEPKSVDNLEACNFAVRRTLLEEFGGFDPTFAQGLSEYHEADVACKITEAGYTNVFNPQAQVFHNVQKSAHVRVDSYHRIQNFIIFYRKHLSRTDSSARLRFLFNVLLQNCYYIFLFMRTGKRELLGAIPGSIVGLFRPI from the coding sequence ATGAAAGCGAATATCTTCATACCGATTTCAAGAGATTCTGAACAACTGGTAAACTGTCTTAAAAGTTTGTCAGAACAGTCCGATCAGCGTTTTTCCGTTATTGCCGTGTCACTCACGGACAACGATCATATTAAAAAACTTCTGAAAAAATATATCAAAGATTATCTTTTTTTGGTTCAGCCGAAACGGGGATTATTGCATGCGGCAAACCTGGCTTTAAATCACGCAAAAGATGATATTTTTATCAGAATTGATGATGATATTGTGGCTGATAAAAACTGGCTCAAAGCTATTCTCACATCATTTGAAGATAAAAAGGTAGGAGGAGTGACCGGTCCCACGATTATTAAAAAGAAACTAATGGATGGCCGGGATCTTTTTGCGTTTTTGAATGATTTTGAGAAATCAACAAATCCTTTGAAGAAGCTTCTTTCGTATTTGTATACGGATGTTATTTATGAAGGGAAGATGAAGGAAGTAAGCCTGTTTACCCGTAGCGGTGCTTTTACCCTCGGATCCAATTTTGAGGAATCGGTTCAAAAAATCGGGGAACCGAAATCAGTTGATAATCTTGAAGCCTGTAACTTTGCCGTACGACGGACACTTCTTGAAGAGTTTGGCGGATTTGATCCCACCTTTGCTCAGGGACTTTCCGAATATCATGAAGCAGATGTTGCCTGCAAAATCACTGAAGCCGGGTATACGAACGTATTCAATCCGCAGGCTCAAGTCTTTCACAATGTACAGAAATCAGCTCATGTCCGCGTCGACTCATATCACCGTATTCAAAATTTTATTATCTTCTATCGAAAACATCTTTCAAGAACTGATTCATCAGCCCGACTACGGTTTCTCTTCAATGTTTTACTACAGAATTGCTACTATATATTTCTTTTCATGAGAACCGGGAAACGGGAGCTTCTCGGCGCCATCCCCGGAAGTATTGTAGGATTATTCCGACCGATATGA
- a CDS encoding glycosyltransferase family 4 protein, protein MKVFIVSTLQPFGHYTQILTNSLTRNSDLEVFVAAEKNPANKTLQGCGTVFPVWEKGPFFFVPILKKILQTKPDIIHLQHEFMMYGGAVSAVMFPLFLAVLKMLGYPVVVTIHAVLDLDNMNDDFVSAFHLKSILAKPFFLRKFFTFILWFIGLTTDGIVCHTERAVHLLEKQYRVSKKKIHVIPACIPEKKVHNRNPEKYFLYFGYITPRKGLETVISAFSDFQKKHTGYRFIIAGGTIRGQETYVESIKKLITPCPAIEFRGEIIDESELDFLYEKAYAVINPALINVGSSGPLYQARGYHSCILASDVDHLKEDISHLKNGMLIDNNHWADAFEMITNDRKLRDMLIKNTIHLAKSRNPENTAVQYFNYYSRILAL, encoded by the coding sequence ATGAAAGTTTTTATTGTTTCGACGCTTCAGCCGTTCGGTCATTATACCCAAATACTTACAAACTCCCTGACCAGGAATTCCGACTTAGAGGTCTTTGTTGCGGCTGAAAAAAATCCGGCAAATAAAACGCTGCAGGGCTGCGGAACCGTATTTCCTGTTTGGGAAAAAGGTCCGTTCTTTTTTGTTCCGATTCTCAAAAAAATACTTCAGACAAAACCAGACATTATTCATCTCCAGCATGAGTTTATGATGTACGGAGGAGCAGTATCTGCGGTCATGTTCCCGCTGTTTCTTGCCGTTTTAAAGATGCTCGGTTATCCAGTTGTTGTGACCATCCATGCCGTCCTGGATTTGGACAATATGAACGATGATTTTGTTTCTGCCTTTCATCTAAAGTCGATTCTCGCAAAACCGTTTTTCCTCAGAAAGTTTTTTACCTTCATTCTGTGGTTTATCGGACTAACCACTGACGGTATTGTTTGTCATACCGAAAGAGCCGTACATTTACTTGAAAAACAATACCGGGTATCTAAAAAAAAGATCCATGTCATTCCGGCATGTATTCCCGAAAAGAAAGTCCATAACAGGAATCCTGAGAAGTATTTTCTGTATTTCGGATACATCACACCGCGAAAAGGACTGGAAACCGTGATTTCCGCTTTTTCGGATTTTCAGAAAAAACATACCGGCTACCGGTTCATAATTGCAGGTGGAACAATTCGGGGTCAGGAAACATATGTTGAATCGATAAAAAAACTGATTACTCCCTGTCCTGCCATTGAATTTCGCGGTGAAATAATTGACGAATCGGAACTTGATTTCTTGTACGAAAAAGCATATGCAGTAATAAATCCTGCATTAATAAATGTCGGCTCCAGCGGACCTTTGTATCAGGCAAGAGGATATCACTCCTGTATTTTGGCATCCGATGTAGATCACCTGAAAGAAGACATTAGTCATCTGAAAAACGGCATGCTTATTGATAATAACCATTGGGCAGATGCATTTGAAATGATTACCAATGATAGAAAACTGAGAGACATGCTCATCAAAAATACTATTCACCTTGCAAAAAGCCGGAATCCTGAGAATACCGCCGTACAATATTTTAACTATTATTCTCGCATTCTTGCCTTATGA
- a CDS encoding glycosyltransferase family 2 protein — protein MKQISICIPTYKRRAFLEQALSPMLDEVTKYKLESSFEIVIFNDNGHDETDTFIRTLLHKYPFITYVMQKKRRGLRKAIEYLPEVACGKYIWFFSDDDVPVKGSLKYVLELIQQKKPGIIFGNVDDFNGEKITSPNMLRMDKDMELSTRKDFFRFLSTKFGRITYFTSYISNFIIRRELYEKYSDINAKYDSEFNMTPLVIPFLYSKMECPIIITKKPIVLRRTGNESWADPDPIAQTLRSYKISGFHFGNIQRLNFWDIPFVLHLYFIAHTVERTLISMVIQIPFGLQLIRLYWSLEKKIYSVVFSK, from the coding sequence ATGAAACAGATTTCGATCTGTATTCCTACCTATAAACGTCGGGCATTTTTAGAACAGGCACTGTCCCCCATGCTTGATGAGGTTACAAAATACAAACTCGAATCATCTTTTGAAATCGTCATTTTCAATGACAACGGTCATGATGAAACGGATACCTTTATCCGTACGTTGCTTCACAAGTACCCTTTTATCACCTATGTTATGCAGAAAAAGCGAAGAGGACTTCGGAAAGCGATCGAATACCTTCCCGAAGTAGCATGCGGGAAATATATCTGGTTTTTTTCGGATGATGATGTCCCTGTCAAAGGAAGTCTGAAGTACGTGCTGGAGTTAATTCAACAAAAGAAACCGGGCATCATTTTCGGGAATGTCGATGATTTTAACGGAGAGAAAATCACCAGCCCGAATATGCTGCGGATGGATAAGGATATGGAACTTTCAACCAGAAAAGATTTTTTCCGGTTCCTCAGTACCAAATTCGGGAGGATTACGTACTTTACGTCATATATCTCAAACTTTATTATCAGGCGGGAACTCTATGAAAAATATTCTGATATTAACGCAAAATACGATTCCGAATTTAATATGACTCCCCTAGTTATCCCTTTTTTGTATTCGAAAATGGAATGTCCGATTATCATCACTAAAAAACCTATCGTGCTTCGCCGGACCGGTAATGAAAGCTGGGCTGATCCCGATCCTATCGCTCAAACCCTCAGGTCATATAAAATAAGCGGTTTTCATTTCGGGAATATCCAGAGGCTTAACTTTTGGGATATTCCGTTTGTACTGCATTTGTATTTCATCGCGCATACGGTGGAAAGGACACTGATTTCGATGGTCATACAAATCCCTTTCGGTCTGCAGCTAATCAGATTGTATTGGTCTCTTGAGAAGAAGATCTATTCCGTGGTTTTCTCAAAATGA
- a CDS encoding glycosyltransferase family 2 protein, translated as MSKADISIIIPCFNAEKYIQKCIDSVLPNLLSGDQLMVIDDGSTDRTSALIRKYKQKQLSLISHETNIGPSRSRNEGAQQASGDILFFLDVDTEITDQTLYTIRKFFMKDLQAGAVQCELRLSDQKLDSIGHFLTIFGFPYELGVNEAPEKFRKITPVFGAKSAGMAVRKKVFEEAGGFDEDYLIYGEDTDLSWRIWLGGYEINYLPGSVVYHRQRSSMTAQTKQRVYFEGSKNNLNYILKDAPINTALYMVPLHILGWILLSMKLFLQGEFQSAFVIYKGLGWNLLNGYRTLEKKQRIIRKKDVQVFGKITFRKLLQKGWRWFIHV; from the coding sequence ATGTCAAAGGCTGATATCTCAATTATCATTCCGTGTTTCAATGCTGAGAAGTATATTCAAAAATGTATTGATTCCGTCCTTCCGAATCTTCTGTCGGGGGATCAACTCATGGTGATTGATGACGGCTCAACGGATAGAACATCTGCCCTTATCAGAAAGTACAAGCAAAAGCAGCTGAGTCTTATTTCTCATGAGACCAACATCGGACCGTCCCGGTCACGGAACGAGGGGGCACAACAAGCATCAGGAGATATTCTGTTTTTTCTTGACGTTGATACGGAGATAACGGATCAAACCCTTTATACAATACGGAAGTTTTTTATGAAGGATCTGCAGGCAGGTGCCGTCCAATGTGAATTGAGATTATCAGATCAAAAACTTGACAGCATCGGCCATTTTTTGACGATTTTCGGGTTTCCGTATGAGCTCGGTGTCAATGAAGCTCCTGAAAAATTCAGAAAGATTACACCGGTTTTCGGTGCAAAATCCGCAGGAATGGCTGTCCGGAAAAAGGTATTCGAAGAAGCCGGCGGTTTTGATGAAGATTATTTGATTTACGGGGAAGATACGGATTTGTCATGGCGCATATGGCTTGGCGGATATGAAATAAATTACTTGCCGGGATCAGTCGTATATCACCGTCAAAGAAGCAGTATGACAGCTCAAACCAAACAGCGGGTGTATTTTGAAGGATCAAAGAATAATCTGAATTATATTTTGAAAGATGCACCGATAAACACTGCCCTTTACATGGTCCCGCTGCATATACTTGGATGGATTTTACTTTCAATGAAACTGTTTCTTCAAGGTGAGTTTCAATCGGCTTTTGTAATCTATAAAGGACTGGGATGGAATCTGTTGAATGGATATCGGACTCTGGAAAAGAAGCAGCGGATCATCAGAAAAAAAGACGTTCAGGTCTTCGGGAAGATCACCTTTCGAAAACTTTTACAGAAAGGATGGAGGTGGTTTATCCATGTCTGA
- a CDS encoding oligosaccharide flippase family protein, translated as MKQTPNKLRSNTFVQGGFLFTVSNLLVGLINYFFNFLAGRALGPVGYGEIAAMFSYIVILNIPIGVISMLLIQKIGAAEDPESYTIALQKWLKLKLRRWWFLLVLMLAVTPFVPGLTNLTPIAGYALPLLLLLAFLGAFYNGAIQGLHLFAWFSVLSILGAIIKLGGALFAIAGIGGLKSVVLLIVLSTVISFILGVVIFERHIRGKVADVPDKLKRIRDIFKDKQLWYTTGATGILTLLNNIDIIYVKKMFPAEEAGIFGAWALFAKMVLYAIGPLLTLSYIFFSSKKNEKYHHAVFIGMFLLFIVGGIAANLFYGMFGRLMIESLFGEKFLSLYPYIEWASLFGIGYVMMMFMMNYFLAKKSIVSLVPAILFPVYLGALIFYADQLVEVMYVDTVFTFATITVFLLVFFKNRMEYLFHLFKKQ; from the coding sequence ATGAAACAGACTCCCAATAAACTTCGATCAAATACATTTGTCCAAGGCGGTTTTCTTTTTACGGTATCGAATCTGCTGGTCGGACTCATTAATTACTTCTTTAATTTTCTGGCAGGGCGGGCGCTGGGGCCGGTGGGTTACGGCGAGATTGCTGCCATGTTTTCATATATCGTGATTCTGAATATTCCGATTGGTGTCATCAGTATGCTTCTAATTCAGAAAATCGGTGCAGCCGAAGATCCTGAAAGCTATACGATTGCATTGCAGAAATGGCTGAAACTAAAACTCAGAAGATGGTGGTTTTTGCTCGTACTTATGCTTGCCGTGACGCCTTTTGTCCCGGGTCTGACGAATCTGACACCCATTGCGGGATATGCACTGCCGCTTCTTTTATTGCTTGCATTTCTAGGGGCTTTTTACAACGGAGCGATTCAGGGACTGCACCTATTTGCCTGGTTTTCCGTTCTCAGTATTCTGGGGGCAATTATCAAGCTGGGAGGAGCGCTGTTTGCTATTGCCGGTATCGGAGGTTTGAAGAGTGTCGTTTTACTTATTGTGCTTTCAACAGTGATATCATTTATACTCGGAGTCGTGATATTCGAAAGGCATATCCGGGGAAAGGTTGCCGATGTACCTGATAAGCTGAAAAGGATTCGGGATATTTTCAAAGACAAACAATTGTGGTATACCACAGGGGCGACTGGAATTCTTACGCTTTTGAACAATATCGATATTATTTACGTGAAAAAGATGTTCCCGGCAGAGGAAGCCGGGATCTTCGGAGCATGGGCATTGTTTGCAAAAATGGTTTTATATGCGATCGGTCCTTTGCTGACACTCAGTTATATTTTCTTCTCCAGCAAAAAGAATGAAAAGTATCATCATGCAGTGTTCATCGGGATGTTTCTTCTTTTTATTGTCGGCGGAATTGCCGCCAATCTTTTTTACGGCATGTTCGGACGGCTGATGATTGAGTCACTATTCGGAGAAAAGTTCTTAAGTCTGTACCCGTATATTGAATGGGCGAGTCTGTTCGGTATCGGGTACGTGATGATGATGTTTATGATGAATTATTTTCTGGCAAAAAAAAGTATTGTATCGCTCGTTCCGGCAATTCTGTTTCCGGTATATCTCGGCGCTTTGATTTTCTATGCTGATCAGCTTGTTGAGGTAATGTATGTTGATACGGTGTTTACTTTTGCCACAATAACTGTATTTCTTTTGGTATTCTTCAAAAACCGTATGGAATACCTATTTCATCTCTTTAAAAAACAATAA